Proteins encoded together in one Misgurnus anguillicaudatus unplaced genomic scaffold, ASM2758022v2 HiC_scaffold_34, whole genome shotgun sequence window:
- the LOC141363373 gene encoding neuroguidin-like has protein sequence MAATTVGNDVIEDDLPSAVHLLNNLTEQVASVTGHVRDVMTKVREKAFQTSKGLSCLDLRYHLLLFYLQDVTHLISLKTEGESIKDNSAIHRLVTIRTVLEKMRPLDQKLKYQIDKLMRTTVTGSLSENDPLHFRPNPQNMASKLSESEESDDEDEAGKTKDSGTREPLGGRKYVPPRIAPMHYDGDVTEADRQKDLIDKQKKAALRSSVIQELRQQYSDAPEEIRDRRDFQTDRETREEQHRKNYEETMMVRLNMTREERHRKRGLMGMSSQLNNIARFGDITALTGGEAQDVDNPRPKKKKKMTKKIKKKAFKKRK, from the exons ATGGCGGCCACCACAGTTGGAAAC gaCGTTATCGAAGATGACCTTCCCAGTGCAGTTCATCTACTAAACAATCTCACAGAACAG GTGGCATCTGTAACAGGTCACGTCCGAGATGTGATGACGAAAGTCCGAGAGAAGGCATTTCAGACATCTAAG GGTTTGTCTTGTTTGGACTTGAGATATCATCTGTTACTGTTTTATCTGCAAGATGTGACACATTTGATCAGTTTAAAAACAGAGGGAGAAAGTATAAAGGACAACAGCGCCATCCACAGGCTGGTCACCATTAGGACA GTACTGGAGAAAATGCGTCCCCTGGATCAAAAGCTGAAATATCAGATTGATAAATTAATGCGGACAACGGTGACAGGCAGCCTCT CTGAGAATGATCCTTTACACTTCCGTCCTAATCCTCAAAATATGGCCAGCAAG CTCAGTGAATCTGAGGAATCAGATGATGAGGATGAAGCAGGAAAAACAAAGGATTCTGGGACGAGAGAGCCTCTAGGCGGCAGGAAATATGTTCCTCCTCGGATCGCTCCAATGCATTATG ATGGGGACGTAACAGAAGCAGACAGGCAAAAGGATCTGATTGATAAACAGAAGAAAGCAGCACTCCGCAGTTCTGTGATCCAAGAGCTCCGGCAACAATACAGTGATGCTCCTGAAGAGATCAGAGACCGCAGAGACTTCCAGACAGACCGGGAGACCCGAGAGGAGCAACACAG GAAAAACTATGAGGAGACCATGATGGTCCGTCTGAATATGACACGAGAGGAGAGGCACAGGAAGAGAGGGCTGATGGGAATGTCGTCACAGCTGAATAATATTGCACGATTTGGTGACATCACGGCTCTGACAGGTGGAGAAGCACAG GACGTTGATAATCCCAGACctaagaaaaagaagaaaatgactaagaaaattaaaaagaaag CTTTCAAGAAGCGCAAGTAG